In one Erinaceus europaeus chromosome 3, mEriEur2.1, whole genome shotgun sequence genomic region, the following are encoded:
- the IL1F10 gene encoding interleukin-1 family member 10 isoform X2: protein MCSLPMARYYIIKDSEQQALYMRGDQLLVGNPNTDNCYAEKICILPNRGLDRMKFPVFLGTQGGRRCLACVEKEEGPSLQLEDVNIEDLYKGGEEATRFTFFQRSLGSALKLEAAAWPGWFLCGPSKPQQPVGLTKESELSAHTEFYFEQSW from the exons AATTAAGGACTCAGAGCAGCAAGCTCTGTATATGAGAGGTGACCAGCTACTGGTGGGAAATCCCAACACAGACAACTGCTATGCAG AGAAGATTTGCATACTTCCCAACAGAGGCCTAGATCGCATGAAGTTCCCTGTCTTCTTGGGGACCCAAGGGGGGAGACGCTGCTTAGCATgtgtggagaaagaggaggggccttccctgcagctggag GATGTGAATATTGAGGACCTGTataaaggaggagaggaggccaCACGCTTCACCTTCTTCCAGAGAAGCTTGGGCTCTGCTCTGAAACTTGAGGCTGCTGCCTGGCCTGGTTGGTTTCTCTGTGGTCCATCTAAGCCCCAGCAGCCTGTTGGACTCACCAAGGAGAGTGAGTTATCAGCCCATACTGAATTCTATTTTGAACAAAGTTGGTAG